The Pirellulales bacterium region GCGAAACCACGGCCTGCTCCACTACGCGGTCGGCAAACAATTCTCGAGCAAGCCGTTCTACTTGAGGGCGCTCCAGCCTGCCTTGCAGCAAATAGCCGGCCGCGGCCACAACGTGTAATCCAGAGGCGATTCCCAGCTCTGCGGCATCGGCAGCCACTTCCAAAGCCAACCGATCGGACTGGCCCGGCGCCGGATAGATATCAATCTCCCAGAGCATCGCGAACTTGTTTTCCTTCCGTGAGCAAAGCACGGAGGCTGGCGGTGTCTCCGCGCTCAATCGCCGAACGAAACGCAGCCACCTTTGTCTCAAACCCGGCCAGCGACTTCAAGACGTTAACCCGATTTTCCAGCAGAATTTGGGCCCACAGTGCCGGATCGCCCGCCGCAATGCGAGTTACATCGCGCCAGCCGCCGGCGGTAAGAGGCAAATCGGCCTGCGGCGTGGTTCCGGCCAACGCCGAAGCAATCACATGCGGCACATGGCTGGTGCCAGCGAGTATTTGATCGTGAACTTCCGGAGACATGGTCAGTAGGTTGGCTCCCAGTGACGACCATAAGTCGGTAACTGCTTGGAGGTCGGCCGGCGAAGTGCGAGTTGTGGGTGTGATGACGACCACACGATTTTCAAATAAATCGGCCTGGGCGAATTGAACTCCTTTTTTCTCGCTGCCAGCCAGTGGATGGCTGCCCACAAAATGTTTGCCGGCCGGCAACGCAGCTTCTATTTTGGAAACAATTGCAGCCTTGGTGCTGCCGGCGTCAGTCAACAGTGCGCGGTCGGGGGCCGCGGCGGCCGCTTGTAAAATGTGGCCGGCAATTTCGCCAACTGGTGTACAAACGA contains the following coding sequences:
- a CDS encoding prephenate dehydrogenase/arogenate dehydrogenase family protein, translated to VCTPVGEIAGHILQAAAAAPDRALLTDAGSTKAAIVSKIEAALPAGKHFVGSHPLAGSEKKGVQFAQADLFENRVVVITPTTRTSPADLQAVTDLWSSLGANLLTMSPEVHDQILAGTSHVPHVIASALAGTTPQADLPLTAGGWRDVTRIAAGDPALWAQILLENRVNVLKSLAGFETKVAAFRSAIERGDTASLRALLTEGKQVRDALGD